A single window of Rhizobium sp. SL42 DNA harbors:
- a CDS encoding 2-hydroxyacid dehydrogenase has product MTNRKRPKVYITRKLPDAVETRMRELFDAELNIDDAPRSRDQLIAAMKTADVLVPTVTDRIDAALIDEAGPQLKLIASFSNGTDHIDIDAAARKGITVTNTPNVLTEDTADMTMALILAVPRRLVQGARVLMDKPGDWAGWSPTWMLGRRIAGKRIGIIGMGRIGTAVARRAKAFGLSIHYHNRKRVSPQTEDELEATYWDSLDQMLARVDIVSVNCPSTPATFHLLSARRLALLQPTSYIVNTARGDIIDEDALIQCLKTGKIAGAGLDVFENEPAVNPKLVKLANEGKVVLLPHTGSATIEGRIDMGDKVIINIRTYFDGHRPPNRVLPNRP; this is encoded by the coding sequence ATGACGAACAGGAAAAGACCCAAGGTCTATATTACCCGTAAATTGCCTGACGCTGTGGAAACGCGCATGCGTGAGCTCTTTGACGCGGAACTCAATATCGATGATGCGCCGCGCAGCCGCGATCAGTTGATCGCCGCGATGAAAACCGCCGACGTCCTGGTTCCAACCGTCACGGATCGCATCGATGCCGCCCTGATCGACGAAGCAGGACCGCAGCTCAAGCTGATTGCCAGCTTCTCCAACGGCACGGATCATATTGATATCGACGCGGCCGCCCGAAAAGGCATTACCGTCACCAATACGCCGAATGTCTTGACCGAAGACACCGCCGACATGACCATGGCGCTGATCCTTGCCGTGCCGCGTCGCCTGGTTCAGGGCGCACGTGTCCTTATGGACAAGCCGGGCGACTGGGCCGGTTGGTCTCCGACATGGATGCTCGGCCGCCGGATCGCCGGCAAGCGCATTGGCATCATCGGCATGGGGCGCATTGGAACGGCCGTTGCCCGCCGCGCCAAGGCTTTTGGTCTGTCTATTCACTATCACAACCGTAAGCGCGTGAGCCCCCAGACAGAAGACGAACTGGAGGCGACCTATTGGGACAGCCTCGATCAGATGCTGGCAAGGGTCGATATCGTTTCGGTCAATTGCCCCTCGACGCCGGCCACCTTCCATCTGCTGTCGGCGCGTCGTCTGGCGCTGCTGCAGCCGACGAGCTACATCGTCAACACGGCACGTGGCGATATCATCGACGAGGATGCTTTGATCCAGTGCCTGAAGACCGGCAAGATTGCCGGCGCCGGGCTGGATGTTTTCGAAAATGAGCCCGCCGTAAATCCGAAACTGGTCAAGCTCGCCAATGAGGGCAAGGTGGTGCTGCTGCCACATACAGGCTCGGCCACGATCGAGGGCCGGATCGATATGGGCGACAAGGTGATCATCAACATCCGCACCTATTTCGATGGCCATCGTCCACCGAACAGGGTCCTGCCCAATCGTCCCTGA
- a CDS encoding GNAT family N-acetyltransferase, protein MEIRRIGETGYSDYGALLELIVRSFAYMDGVIDPPSSAHRLNLDGLTQKAVDEIGLAAFAEDKLVGCVFVKPEARALYIGKLAVAPDMQGHGIGYRLLTEAETIARHLGRDMLRLETRVELTGNHQRFSAWGFVKTTENCHPGFTRTTSIEMCKRLA, encoded by the coding sequence ATTGAAATCCGGCGTATCGGCGAAACGGGTTACAGTGACTATGGTGCGCTGCTCGAGCTGATCGTCAGGTCGTTTGCCTATATGGACGGCGTGATCGATCCTCCGTCTTCGGCGCATCGCTTGAACCTCGACGGGCTGACGCAGAAGGCCGTGGACGAGATTGGACTGGCCGCGTTCGCCGAAGACAAGCTTGTCGGATGCGTTTTCGTCAAACCGGAAGCGAGGGCACTCTATATCGGCAAACTCGCTGTGGCCCCAGACATGCAAGGTCACGGCATCGGATACCGGCTGCTGACCGAGGCCGAAACAATCGCCAGACATCTCGGACGCGACATGCTGCGACTGGAGACGCGTGTCGAACTCACCGGCAACCACCAACGTTTTTCCGCATGGGGATTCGTCAAGACGACCGAAAATTGCCATCCGGGCTTCACCCGGACGACCTCGATCGAAATGTGCAAACGGCTGGCCTGA
- a CDS encoding molybdopterin-synthase adenylyltransferase MoeB, with product MDPLLPEELSRYQRHILLPEIGGHGQQMLKSARVLVIGAGGLGAPVLQYLAAAGVGTIGIVDDDGVSLSNLQRQVIHDTGTIGEKKTESAARAIARLNPHCRVVQHEARFDAHFAHDHLGRFDLLIDGSDNFATRYAAADAAEMRAIPLVTGAVGRFDGSVTVLAPHLSDAEGRQNPRYRDLFPEAPPEGLVPACAEAGIIGALTGVIGTLMAMEAIKLITGTGEPLIGRLLLYDALTAKFDTIRYRRREARA from the coding sequence ATGGATCCGCTGCTTCCCGAAGAACTTTCCCGTTATCAACGCCATATCCTGCTGCCTGAAATCGGCGGCCATGGCCAGCAAATGCTGAAATCCGCCCGCGTACTGGTGATTGGCGCCGGCGGACTGGGCGCGCCCGTGCTGCAATATCTGGCGGCTGCGGGCGTCGGCACGATCGGGATTGTCGATGACGACGGCGTCTCGCTCTCCAACCTGCAACGGCAGGTGATCCACGATACCGGTACGATCGGCGAGAAGAAGACCGAGAGTGCTGCGCGCGCCATCGCCCGGCTCAATCCGCATTGCCGGGTGGTGCAACACGAAGCGCGCTTCGACGCTCACTTCGCCCACGACCATCTGGGACGCTTCGACCTGCTGATCGACGGATCGGACAATTTTGCGACGCGCTACGCCGCAGCGGACGCGGCCGAGATGCGCGCCATTCCGCTGGTGACGGGGGCAGTCGGCCGCTTCGATGGCTCAGTCACGGTATTGGCGCCGCACCTGAGCGACGCCGAAGGGCGACAGAACCCGCGTTACCGCGACCTCTTTCCCGAAGCGCCGCCGGAAGGCCTGGTTCCGGCCTGCGCCGAAGCCGGGATCATCGGTGCCCTCACCGGCGTGATCGGCACGCTGATGGCCATGGAGGCGATCAAGCTGATCACCGGTACCGGCGAGCCGCTGATCGGGCGCCTGCTGCTCTACGATGCGCTGACGGCGAAATTCGATACGATCCGCTACCGCCGCCGGGAGGCGCGCGCTTGA
- the recF gene encoding DNA replication/repair protein RecF (All proteins in this family for which functions are known are DNA-binding proteins that assist the filamentation of RecA onto DNA for the initiation of recombination or recombinational repair.) — translation MIQKTHIQRLKLSDFRNYAQASLSLGGRHVVLIGENGAGKTNLMEAVSFLSPGRGLRRAVLSDIARVGAPAGFSIFAEIEGMAGEVQIGTGTEGGGDDEGLVRRLRINGTPVKSVDELTDHLRVLWLTPAMDGLFTGPSADRRRFLDRLVLSLDPAHGRRASDFERAMRSRNKLLSDGRFDPSWLSGIEQQMAALGVAMAAARREMLGLLAGLIEGDRQTSSFPSAQLALSGFLDDAADRPAYELEDRYIQMLASSRHRDAAAGRTLDGPHRVDLQIRHIEKDMNAERCSTGEQKALLIGLVLAHARLVGTMTGFAPVLLLDEIAAHLDEGRRAALFDRIDALGGQAFMTGTDKSMFSALGDRAEIIAVQDGRLDA, via the coding sequence ATGATCCAGAAGACCCATATTCAACGACTGAAGCTGAGCGACTTTCGCAATTATGCGCAGGCTTCCCTGAGCCTCGGCGGACGGCACGTCGTGCTGATCGGCGAAAACGGTGCGGGCAAGACAAACCTGATGGAAGCCGTTTCCTTCCTCTCGCCCGGTCGCGGGTTGAGACGTGCGGTACTTTCCGATATCGCTCGGGTCGGGGCCCCGGCGGGCTTCTCGATCTTCGCCGAAATCGAAGGAATGGCGGGCGAGGTTCAGATCGGAACCGGCACCGAAGGTGGCGGCGACGACGAAGGGCTCGTTCGTCGGCTGAGGATCAACGGCACTCCGGTCAAGTCGGTCGATGAACTGACGGATCACCTGCGCGTCCTCTGGCTGACGCCGGCCATGGATGGGCTTTTCACCGGACCGTCAGCCGACCGGCGACGTTTCCTCGACCGGCTGGTGCTTTCGCTCGATCCGGCTCATGGACGACGCGCGAGCGATTTCGAACGCGCCATGCGCAGTCGCAACAAGCTGCTGTCCGACGGACGCTTCGACCCCTCCTGGCTGTCGGGCATCGAACAGCAGATGGCGGCACTGGGCGTCGCCATGGCGGCAGCGCGACGGGAAATGCTGGGACTGCTGGCAGGGTTGATCGAGGGAGATCGGCAGACATCGAGCTTTCCCTCGGCCCAGCTTGCGCTCAGCGGTTTCCTGGACGATGCAGCCGACAGACCAGCCTACGAACTGGAGGATCGCTACATCCAGATGCTGGCTTCGTCGCGCCACAGGGATGCGGCGGCCGGGCGGACTTTGGATGGTCCGCATCGCGTCGATCTGCAGATCCGCCATATCGAGAAGGACATGAATGCGGAACGCTGTTCGACGGGGGAGCAGAAGGCACTGCTGATCGGGCTGGTGCTTGCGCATGCGCGGCTTGTCGGAACGATGACCGGTTTTGCTCCGGTTCTGCTGCTCGACGAGATTGCCGCACATCTGGACGAAGGCCGGCGGGCCGCACTGTTCGACCGGATCGACGCGCTGGGCGGACAGGCCTTCATGACAGGCACCGACAAGTCGATGTTTTCCGCACTCGGCGATCGTGCCGAAATCATTGCCGTACAGGACGGTCGTCTGGATGCCTGA
- a CDS encoding SlyX family protein gives MSDQDERIMRLEEMLAHQARVIDDLSDQLAEQWKVVDQTRTKLERLSERFSNIEEQSLDAPAITRPPHY, from the coding sequence ATGAGCGACCAGGACGAACGCATCATGCGGCTGGAGGAGATGCTGGCCCACCAGGCACGCGTGATCGATGATCTCTCCGATCAGCTTGCCGAGCAGTGGAAAGTGGTCGATCAGACCCGAACCAAACTTGAGCGGTTATCGGAACGCTTCTCGAATATCGAGGAGCAATCGCTCGACGCTCCGGCGATTACGCGGCCACCGCACTATTGA
- the dnaJ gene encoding molecular chaperone DnaJ, which yields MAKADFYETLGVGRTADEKELKSAFRKLAMVYHPDKNPEDKDAERKFKEINEAYETLKDPQKRAAYDRFGHAAFENGGGGGGAGGFAGGGGFSDIFEDIFGEMMGGARGGRARSTNGRERGADLRYNMEISLEEAFTGKTAQIRVPTSITCEVCTGSGAKPGTKPTTCATCQGSGRIRAAQGFFSIERTCPTCHGRGQTISDPCSKCNGQGRVTEERSLSVNIPSGIEDGTRIRLQGEGEAGLRGGPSGDLYIFLSVRPHEFFQRDGADLYCSVPISMTTAALGGTFDVATLDGTKSRVTVPEGTQPGKQFRLKGKGMPVLRSTQTGDLYIQIQIETPQKLSKRQRELLQEFEQLSSKENNPESTGFFSRMKDFFDTLSD from the coding sequence ATGGCAAAAGCAGATTTCTACGAGACCCTAGGGGTCGGCCGGACCGCAGACGAGAAGGAGCTGAAAAGCGCCTTCCGCAAGCTTGCGATGGTCTACCATCCCGACAAGAACCCCGAAGACAAGGATGCCGAGCGCAAGTTCAAGGAGATCAACGAGGCCTACGAGACCTTGAAGGATCCCCAGAAGCGCGCAGCCTATGATCGGTTCGGCCATGCCGCTTTCGAAAACGGCGGCGGTGGTGGTGGCGCTGGCGGCTTTGCCGGCGGCGGCGGTTTCTCGGATATTTTCGAGGATATCTTCGGCGAGATGATGGGTGGCGCCCGCGGTGGACGCGCCCGGTCCACCAATGGACGCGAGCGCGGTGCAGACCTGCGCTACAACATGGAAATCTCGCTGGAAGAGGCGTTTACCGGCAAGACCGCACAGATCCGGGTTCCAACCTCGATCACCTGCGAAGTCTGTACCGGCAGTGGCGCCAAGCCCGGCACCAAGCCGACAACCTGTGCGACCTGTCAGGGTTCCGGCCGCATTCGTGCCGCACAAGGCTTCTTCTCGATCGAGAGGACCTGCCCGACCTGTCATGGACGGGGCCAGACCATCTCGGACCCATGCAGCAAGTGCAATGGCCAGGGCCGCGTGACGGAAGAGCGTTCGCTGTCGGTCAACATTCCGTCGGGCATCGAGGACGGCACACGCATTCGCCTGCAGGGTGAAGGCGAAGCCGGCCTCAGAGGCGGGCCGTCAGGCGACCTCTACATATTCCTGTCGGTCAGGCCGCATGAATTCTTCCAGCGCGACGGGGCTGACCTCTATTGCTCGGTGCCGATCTCGATGACGACGGCGGCCCTTGGCGGCACGTTCGATGTCGCGACGCTGGACGGGACGAAGTCGCGGGTCACCGTGCCGGAAGGCACACAGCCGGGCAAGCAGTTCCGCCTCAAGGGCAAGGGCATGCCGGTGCTGCGGTCAACGCAGACGGGTGATCTCTATATCCAGATCCAGATCGAGACGCCGCAGAAGCTTTCCAAGCGCCAGCGCGAGTTGCTGCAGGAGTTCGAGCAGCTGTCCTCGAAGGAAAACAATCCGGAATCGACCGGTTTCTTTTCCCGCATGAAGGATTTCTTCGACACGCTAAGCGACTGA
- the dnaK gene encoding molecular chaperone DnaK encodes MAKVIGIDLGTTNSCVSVMDGKDAKVIENSEGARTTPSMVAFSDDGERLVGQPAKRQAVTNPTNTLFAVKRLIGRRYEDPTVEKDKGLVPFHIVKGDNGDAWVEAQGKGYSPSQISAMILQKMKETAEAYLGEKVEKAVITVPAYFNDAQRQATKDAGRIAGLEVLRIINEPTAAALAYGMDKREGKTIAVYDLGGGTFDISVLEIGDGVFEVKSTNGDTFLGGEDFDMRLVEYLAGEFKKDQGIDLKGDKLALQRLKEAAEKAKIELSSSQQTEINLPFITADATGPKHLTMKLTRAKFESLVDDLIQRTVAPCKAALKDAGVTAAEIEEVVLVGGMSRMPKVQEIVKQLFGKEPHKGVNPDEVVAMGAAIQAGVLQGDVKDVLLLDVTPLSLGIETLGGVFTRLIDRNTTIPTKKSQTFSTAEDSQSAVTIRVSQGEREMAQDNKLLGQFDLVGLPPAPRGVPQIEVTFDIDANGIVQVSAKDKGTGKEQQIRIQASGGLSDADIEKMVKDAEANAEADKQRRAVVEAKNSAESLIHSTEKSVSEFGDKVSETDRKAIEDAIAALKGSLEVSEPSADDIQAKTQTLMEVSMKLGQAIYEAQQAEGGAGNADNGPDSDIVDADYEEVKDEDAKKSA; translated from the coding sequence ATGGCTAAAGTAATCGGTATCGACCTTGGAACGACCAACTCCTGCGTCTCCGTCATGGACGGCAAGGATGCAAAGGTCATCGAGAATTCCGAAGGCGCACGCACCACGCCGTCGATGGTGGCATTTTCCGACGATGGCGAACGCCTTGTCGGCCAGCCGGCCAAGCGCCAGGCGGTCACCAACCCGACCAACACACTGTTTGCCGTCAAGCGCCTGATCGGCCGTCGCTACGAAGACCCGACCGTCGAGAAGGACAAGGGCCTCGTGCCGTTCCATATCGTCAAGGGCGACAATGGCGATGCATGGGTCGAAGCCCAGGGCAAGGGCTATTCGCCCTCGCAGATCTCGGCCATGATCCTGCAGAAGATGAAGGAAACGGCAGAAGCCTATCTCGGCGAAAAGGTCGAAAAGGCAGTCATCACCGTTCCGGCCTACTTCAACGACGCCCAGCGCCAGGCAACCAAGGATGCCGGCCGCATCGCGGGTCTCGAAGTGCTGCGCATCATCAACGAGCCGACCGCTGCTGCCCTCGCCTATGGCATGGACAAGCGCGAAGGCAAGACGATCGCCGTCTATGACCTGGGTGGCGGCACCTTCGATATCTCCGTTCTCGAAATCGGCGATGGCGTCTTCGAAGTGAAGTCGACCAACGGCGACACCTTCCTCGGCGGTGAAGACTTCGACATGCGTCTGGTCGAGTATCTCGCAGGCGAATTCAAGAAGGACCAGGGCATCGACCTGAAGGGCGACAAGCTGGCCCTGCAGCGCCTGAAGGAAGCCGCAGAAAAGGCCAAGATCGAGCTGTCCTCTTCGCAGCAGACGGAAATCAACCTGCCGTTCATCACGGCGGATGCGACCGGTCCGAAGCACCTGACGATGAAGCTGACCCGCGCCAAGTTCGAAAGCCTGGTCGACGATCTCATCCAGCGCACCGTCGCACCCTGCAAAGCCGCGTTGAAGGATGCTGGCGTCACGGCTGCCGAAATCGAGGAAGTGGTTCTCGTCGGCGGCATGAGCCGCATGCCGAAGGTCCAGGAAATCGTCAAGCAGCTGTTCGGCAAAGAGCCGCACAAGGGCGTTAACCCGGATGAAGTCGTTGCCATGGGCGCGGCCATCCAGGCCGGCGTTCTGCAGGGCGACGTCAAGGACGTCCTGCTTCTCGACGTGACCCCGCTGTCGCTCGGTATCGAAACGCTCGGTGGCGTCTTCACCCGTCTGATCGATCGCAACACGACGATCCCTACAAAGAAGAGCCAGACCTTCTCGACCGCCGAAGACAGCCAGTCGGCCGTGACCATCCGCGTCAGCCAGGGCGAGCGCGAAATGGCCCAGGACAACAAGCTGCTTGGCCAGTTCGACCTCGTCGGCCTGCCGCCGGCACCGCGTGGCGTTCCGCAGATCGAAGTGACCTTCGACATCGATGCCAACGGCATCGTGCAGGTTTCGGCCAAGGACAAGGGCACCGGCAAGGAACAGCAGATCCGTATCCAGGCTTCTGGTGGTCTGTCTGACGCCGACATCGAAAAGATGGTGAAGGACGCAGAGGCGAATGCCGAGGCCGACAAGCAGCGCCGCGCCGTCGTCGAAGCCAAGAACAGCGCCGAAAGCCTGATCCACTCGACCGAAAAGTCGGTCAGTGAATTTGGCGACAAGGTTTCCGAGACCGATCGCAAGGCGATCGAGGATGCGATTGCTGCCCTGAAGGGCTCACTCGAAGTTTCCGAACCTTCGGCGGACGACATTCAGGCCAAGACGCAGACGCTCATGGAAGTTTCCATGAAGCTCGGCCAGGCCATCTATGAAGCCCAGCAGGCTGAAGGTGGCGCCGGCAATGCCGACAATGGCCCGGATAGCGATATCGTTGATGCCGACTATGAAGAAGTGAAGGACGAAGACGCGAAGAAGTCCGCCTAA
- a CDS encoding transglycosylase domain-containing protein: MVTRGKSRDRVEPTFEEDREEEDFRLDANDRLGGRSGQAKSGTKGAKSQVKAKAKSSARGRKAKPAPGGGFGIGKLIYWCFVLSIWGGIAVGGLVFYYGMQMPSASSWSIPERPPNMKIVSVEGTVIANRGATGGEALPLEEMSPYIPQAVMAIEDRRFYSHFGVDPLGLARAVVNNLTGSGSLQGGSTLTQQLAKNLFLSPERTIERKVQEVLLSFWLEQKFTKDQILAMYLNRVYFGSNAYGVEAAARRYFNKSARDVNLGEAALLAGLLKAPSRLSPARDPEAAEARAQVVLGAMREEGYITDDEIKTAMSQSPTRAKRYWSGAGQYVADMVKDEVTGLIGTVTEDLVVETTIDMTLEKKAEAALTETLAADGAKLNASQAALVSIDGTGAIRALVGGRDYAESQFNRAVKAKRQPGSAFKPFVYAAAMEIGLRPDSIRNDAPIRIGAWTPENYDQKFRGPVTLTQAMEDSLNTIAAQMVMEVGPEQVIKLAHRMGIDSDLQNNASIALGTSEVSLLELTAAYAPFMNGGYKATPHVIRRILKTDGTVIYENNYLEPPRVLGEGVVSSMNKMMMGVINNGTGRKARLKGWEAAGKSGTTQSFRDALFVGYTSNLTTGVWFGNDDGQSMKKVTGGGLPAVAWHEFMSAAHQGLSPAPLPGGDYYEPAPEQEDMTIGTIISDVFTGGAEERYPVQPEAPTPPDGAEPGMAGATGPVPPGDVGPAQSAGGERRRTTLLDLILGQ; encoded by the coding sequence ATGGTGACCAGAGGCAAATCCCGCGACCGTGTCGAACCGACTTTCGAGGAAGATCGGGAGGAGGAGGATTTTCGCCTCGACGCCAACGATCGGCTCGGCGGGCGCAGTGGACAGGCGAAATCGGGTACCAAGGGCGCCAAATCCCAGGTGAAAGCGAAGGCAAAATCCTCCGCGCGCGGCCGCAAGGCGAAACCCGCGCCCGGAGGTGGATTTGGCATCGGCAAGCTGATCTACTGGTGCTTCGTTCTATCGATCTGGGGCGGGATCGCCGTCGGCGGCCTCGTCTTCTACTACGGGATGCAGATGCCGAGTGCGAGCAGCTGGTCGATCCCGGAACGCCCGCCTAACATGAAGATTGTCTCGGTCGAGGGAACCGTCATCGCCAATCGCGGCGCGACCGGCGGCGAGGCTCTGCCGCTCGAGGAGATGTCGCCCTATATTCCGCAGGCGGTGATGGCGATCGAGGACAGGCGCTTCTATTCGCATTTCGGCGTGGATCCGCTCGGTCTTGCGCGCGCCGTGGTCAACAACCTGACCGGAAGCGGCAGCCTGCAGGGCGGATCGACGCTCACCCAGCAGTTGGCCAAGAACCTGTTCCTGTCGCCGGAGCGCACGATCGAGCGCAAGGTCCAGGAAGTGCTGCTGTCCTTCTGGCTGGAGCAAAAATTCACCAAGGACCAGATCCTGGCTATGTACCTGAACCGGGTCTATTTCGGTTCGAACGCCTACGGCGTCGAGGCGGCGGCAAGGCGCTATTTCAACAAGTCGGCGCGCGACGTGAACCTTGGCGAGGCAGCCCTTCTGGCCGGACTGCTCAAGGCGCCGTCACGGCTCTCGCCCGCCCGTGATCCTGAAGCCGCGGAGGCGCGCGCCCAGGTGGTCCTCGGGGCGATGCGCGAAGAAGGCTATATTACCGACGATGAGATCAAGACTGCGATGTCGCAATCGCCGACGCGGGCGAAGCGCTACTGGAGCGGCGCAGGGCAGTATGTCGCCGACATGGTCAAGGACGAGGTCACGGGCCTGATCGGCACGGTGACCGAGGATCTGGTGGTCGAGACGACCATCGACATGACACTGGAGAAAAAGGCGGAAGCGGCACTCACCGAGACACTGGCGGCCGATGGCGCCAAGCTCAACGCTTCGCAGGCGGCGCTGGTGTCGATCGATGGCACCGGCGCGATCCGCGCGCTGGTTGGCGGGCGCGACTATGCAGAGAGCCAGTTCAACCGCGCGGTCAAAGCCAAACGCCAGCCGGGTTCGGCATTCAAGCCCTTCGTCTACGCGGCCGCCATGGAAATCGGCCTGCGGCCGGATTCGATCCGTAACGACGCGCCGATCCGGATCGGCGCTTGGACGCCGGAAAACTACGACCAGAAGTTTCGCGGTCCCGTCACGTTGACCCAGGCGATGGAGGATTCGCTGAACACGATTGCCGCGCAGATGGTGATGGAGGTTGGTCCCGAGCAGGTGATCAAGCTCGCACACCGGATGGGGATCGATTCGGATCTGCAGAACAATGCCTCGATCGCGCTCGGAACATCGGAAGTCTCGCTGCTCGAGCTGACGGCCGCCTATGCGCCTTTCATGAACGGCGGCTACAAGGCGACGCCGCATGTGATCCGGCGCATCCTGAAGACCGATGGCACGGTGATCTACGAAAACAACTATCTCGAGCCGCCGCGCGTACTTGGCGAAGGCGTCGTCTCTTCGATGAACAAGATGATGATGGGCGTGATCAACAACGGCACCGGCCGCAAAGCACGCCTGAAGGGCTGGGAGGCCGCCGGCAAAAGCGGCACGACGCAGTCTTTTCGCGATGCGCTGTTCGTCGGCTATACCAGCAACCTGACTACCGGCGTCTGGTTCGGCAACGACGATGGCCAGTCGATGAAGAAAGTCACCGGCGGTGGGCTTCCGGCCGTGGCCTGGCATGAGTTCATGAGTGCGGCCCACCAGGGGCTTTCTCCGGCGCCCTTGCCTGGCGGCGACTATTACGAGCCGGCACCGGAGCAAGAGGACATGACGATCGGCACGATCATATCCGATGTGTTCACGGGTGGTGCCGAGGAGCGTTATCCCGTGCAACCCGAGGCACCTACGCCGCCGGACGGAGCAGAACCCGGAATGGCCGGCGCCACCGGCCCGGTTCCGCCGGGCGACGTCGGGCCGGCACAGTCGGCAGGCGGCGAGCGGCGTCGAACCACCCTGCTCGACCTCATTCTGGGGCAATGA
- a CDS encoding YbaK/EbsC family protein: protein MSLETVRSFFLTHAPEISVIVTATSSATVPLAAEAHGVVPDQIAKTICLRIGEDVVLVVTAGTKRLDNRKFKDRFGVKPRMLDADGVVAATSHPVGGVCPFGLPSPLKVFCDHSLQSFGEVVPAAGATNAAVRISPQRMAELTGAEWADLCQ, encoded by the coding sequence ATGAGCCTTGAAACCGTCCGCAGTTTTTTCCTCACCCACGCGCCTGAGATTTCCGTGATTGTCACGGCAACCAGTTCGGCGACCGTGCCGCTGGCTGCCGAAGCCCATGGCGTCGTGCCCGACCAGATCGCCAAGACGATCTGCCTCAGGATCGGCGAGGACGTCGTGCTGGTGGTAACCGCCGGGACCAAGCGGCTCGACAACCGCAAGTTCAAGGACAGATTCGGCGTCAAGCCACGCATGCTCGATGCCGATGGCGTCGTGGCGGCGACGAGCCATCCGGTTGGCGGCGTCTGCCCTTTCGGCCTGCCGTCGCCACTCAAGGTATTTTGCGATCACTCGCTGCAAAGTTTCGGCGAAGTGGTTCCTGCCGCCGGCGCGACGAATGCCGCGGTTCGGATCTCGCCGCAGCGGATGGCCGAACTGACCGGTGCCGAATGGGCTGATCTCTGCCAATAA